In Equus caballus isolate H_3958 breed thoroughbred chromosome 25, TB-T2T, whole genome shotgun sequence, one DNA window encodes the following:
- the ASB6 gene encoding ankyrin repeat and SOCS box protein 6 isoform X3 translates to MAELGLTRAADVLLRNGANLNFEDPVTYYTALHIAVLRNQPDMVELLVRHGADINRRDRIHESSPLDLASEEPERLPCLQRLLDLGADVNAADKHGKTALLHALASSDGVQIHNTENIRLLLEGGADVKATTKDGDTVFTCIIFLLGETVGGDKEEAEMINRFCFQVTQLLLAHGADPSECPAHESLTHICLKSFKLHFPLLRFLLESGAAYNCSLHGASCWSGFHIVFERLCSHPGCAEDESHVDLLRKAETILDLMVTNSQKLQLPENFDIHPVGSLAEKIQALHVSLRQLESYPPPLKHLCRVYIRLHLQPWPVDAKVRALPLPDRLKWYLLSEHSGSVEDGI, encoded by the exons ATGGCTGAGCTGGGGCTGACCCGCGCAGCCGACGTCCTCCTGCGGAACGGGGCCAACCTCAACTTTGAAG ACCCAGTCACCTACTACACAGCCCTGCACATTGCCGTCTTGCGAAACCAGCCGGACATGGTGGAGCTGCTGGTGCGCCATGGGGCTGACATTAACCGGAGGGACCGG ATCCACGAGAGCAGCCCTCTGGACCTGGCCAGCGAGGAGCCAGAGCGCCTGCCCTGCCTGCAGCGCCTGCTGGACCTCGGTGCTGACGTCAATGCAGCTGACAAGCATG GAAAGACTGCTCTGCTCCACGCCCTGGCCAGCAGTGACGGCGTGCAGATCCACAACACTGAGAACATCCGGCTCTTGCTGGAAGGAG GGGCAGACGTCAAGGCTACCACCAAAGATGGGGACACCGTGTTTACCTGCATCATCTTCCTGCTTGGCGAGACGGTGGGAGGGGACAAAGAGGAGGCCGAGATGATCAACCGCTTCTGCTTCCAAGTCACGCAGCTGCTGCTGGCTCACGGGGCCGACCCCAGCGAGTGCCCGGCGCACGAGTCCCTCACCCACATCTGCCTCAAGAGCTTTAAACTCCACTTCCCTCTCCTGCGCTTCCTGCTGGAGTCCGGAGCCGCCTATAACTGCTCCCTGCACGGGGCGTCCTGCTGGTCTGGCTTCCACATCGTCTTCGAGAGGCTGTGTTCGCACCCGGGCTGCGCTGAGGACGAGAGCCACGTGGACCTCCTGCGGAAAGCCGAGACCATCCTGGATCTCATGGTGACTAATTCCCAGAAACTCCAGCTGCCGGAAAACTTCGACATCCATCCTGTGGGCAGCCTGGCAGAGAAGATCCAGGCCCTGCACGTCTCCTTGAGGCAGCTGGAGAGCTACCCGCCGCCCCTCAAGCACCTGTGTCGCGTTTACATCCGGCTCCACCTTCAGCCGTGGCCTGTGGACGCGAAGGTCAGAGCCCTCCCTCTGCCCGACCGGCTGAAGTGGTACCTCCTCAGCGAGCACAGCGGCAGTGTGGAAGATGGCATCTGA
- the ASB6 gene encoding ankyrin repeat and SOCS box protein 6 isoform X2, whose product MPSYVASEESRLLVLTELLERKAHSPFYQEGVSNALLKMAELGLTRAADVLLRNGANLNFEDPVTYYTALHIAVLRNQPDMVELLVRHGADINRRDRIHESSPLDLASEEPERLPCLQRLLDLGADVNAADKHGKTALLHALASSDGVQIHNTENIRLLLEGGADVKATTKDGDTVFTCIIFLLGETVGGDKEEAEMINRFCFQVTQLLLAHGADPSECPAHESLTHICLKSFKLHFPLLRFLLESGAAYNCSLHGASCWSGFHIVFERLCSHPGCAEDESHVDLLRKAETILDLMVTNSQKLQLPENFDIHPVGSLAEKIQALHVSLRQLESYPPPLKHLCRVYIRLHLQPWPVDAKVRALPLPDRLKWYLLSEHSGSVEDGI is encoded by the exons AT GCCCAGTTATGTCGCCAGCGAGGAGAGCCGACTCCTTGTTCTCACTGAGCTGCTGGAGAGAAAGGCCCACTCTCCATTTTACCAGGAGGGCGTGAGCAACGCCCTGCTGAAGATGGCTGAGCTGGGGCTGACCCGCGCAGCCGACGTCCTCCTGCGGAACGGGGCCAACCTCAACTTTGAAG ACCCAGTCACCTACTACACAGCCCTGCACATTGCCGTCTTGCGAAACCAGCCGGACATGGTGGAGCTGCTGGTGCGCCATGGGGCTGACATTAACCGGAGGGACCGG ATCCACGAGAGCAGCCCTCTGGACCTGGCCAGCGAGGAGCCAGAGCGCCTGCCCTGCCTGCAGCGCCTGCTGGACCTCGGTGCTGACGTCAATGCAGCTGACAAGCATG GAAAGACTGCTCTGCTCCACGCCCTGGCCAGCAGTGACGGCGTGCAGATCCACAACACTGAGAACATCCGGCTCTTGCTGGAAGGAG GGGCAGACGTCAAGGCTACCACCAAAGATGGGGACACCGTGTTTACCTGCATCATCTTCCTGCTTGGCGAGACGGTGGGAGGGGACAAAGAGGAGGCCGAGATGATCAACCGCTTCTGCTTCCAAGTCACGCAGCTGCTGCTGGCTCACGGGGCCGACCCCAGCGAGTGCCCGGCGCACGAGTCCCTCACCCACATCTGCCTCAAGAGCTTTAAACTCCACTTCCCTCTCCTGCGCTTCCTGCTGGAGTCCGGAGCCGCCTATAACTGCTCCCTGCACGGGGCGTCCTGCTGGTCTGGCTTCCACATCGTCTTCGAGAGGCTGTGTTCGCACCCGGGCTGCGCTGAGGACGAGAGCCACGTGGACCTCCTGCGGAAAGCCGAGACCATCCTGGATCTCATGGTGACTAATTCCCAGAAACTCCAGCTGCCGGAAAACTTCGACATCCATCCTGTGGGCAGCCTGGCAGAGAAGATCCAGGCCCTGCACGTCTCCTTGAGGCAGCTGGAGAGCTACCCGCCGCCCCTCAAGCACCTGTGTCGCGTTTACATCCGGCTCCACCTTCAGCCGTGGCCTGTGGACGCGAAGGTCAGAGCCCTCCCTCTGCCCGACCGGCTGAAGTGGTACCTCCTCAGCGAGCACAGCGGCAGTGTGGAAGATGGCATCTGA
- the C25H9orf50 gene encoding uncharacterized protein C9orf50 homolog has protein sequence MPRRHPKPGAQWVALKGFPGEGDGARRRRPPLLPRLPPPELRASWGADGLGGSRASGGGAGWWQTPRGQASPAAPGEGVRSPPPRLPALPTVAPRAAQDRTGLRSLLLPPLFLARAARAPAPPRPEPRECEDPRRGPAKEAADSLGALLGEFLPSRFREFLRRLGVERAEQPRPRTSSAAQHQRSVSERCQRCPCCPRASFLPDLQGKSSFIRNSLKKILLHQIPALGTSKRDHLQFTTIKKASHSSEEGSGHCRRCSPFRVRFADETLRDTALRYWERSCAVQQGSLKNGTATRSLASEWAFGSLGRWLENLPKDLYSSAKAEAVAGSPFSWNYPCRCTQEPQGHLSEDASMRSRLPVIPRATTQRQQGDLKTFPDTHRILEQVGKSPCSWSQKLESFLPSLVLHTVLRQDCPKGYQLLLPSATLQRAQR, from the exons ATGCCCAGGCGTCACCCCAAGCCCGGGGCCCAGTGGGTGGCGCTCAAGGGGTTCCCGGGCGAGGGCGACGGCGCCCGCCGCAGGAGACCCCCGCTGCTGCCCAGGCTGCCTCCGCCCGAGCTGCGAGCATCTTGGGGCGCGGACGGCTTAGGGGGCTCGAGGGCCTCGGGGGGCGGCGCCGGGTGGTGGCAGACCCCCCGGGGCCAGGCCTCGCCCGCGGCGCCTGGGGAGGGCGTCAGGAGCCCCCCGCCGCGCCTGCCCGCCCTGCCCACCGTGGCCCCGCGGGCGGCGCAGGACCGGACGGGGCTGAGGTCGCTGCTGCTGCCGCCCCTGTTCCTGGCCCGCGCGGCCCGGGCACCGGCGCCCCCGCGCCCCGAGCCTCGAGAGTGCGAGGACCCCCGGAGGGGCCCGGCCAAGGAGGCCGCGGACTCCTTGGGCGCCCTCCTAGGAGAGTTCCTCCCCAGCAGGTTCCGGGAGTTCCTACGCCGGCTGGGCGTGGAGCGTGCGGAGCAGCCGCGGCCGCGGA CATCCTCAGCAGCGCAACACCAAAGGAGTGTGTCAGAGCGCTGCCAGAGGTGTCCTTGCTgtcccagagcctccttcctccCAGACCTGCA GGGCAAGTCATCGTTCATCCGGAACAGTCTTAAGAAGATTTTGCTCCATCAGATACCTGCCCTGGGGACCTCGAAGAGAGACCACTTGCAATTCACTACGATCAAGAAGGCCAGCCA CTCCTCGGAGGAAGGCTCAGGGCACTGCAGGCGGTGCTCTCCATTCCGAGTGCGGTTTGCTGACGAGACCCTGCGGGACACAGCACTCCGCTACTGGGAGCGCAGCTGTGCGG TCCAGCAGGGCAGCCTCAAGAACGGGACGGCCACCCGGTCGTTGGCATCAGAGTGGGCGTTCGGGAGCCTGGGGAGATGGCTGGAGAATCTGCCCAAAGACCTGTACTCCAGCGCCAAGGCGGAGGCCGTGGCCGGCTCCCCATTCAGCTGGAACTACCCCTGCCG GTGCACCCAGGAGCCGCAGGGCCACCTCTCTGAGGACGCCTCCATGAGGAGCAGGCTGCCCGTCATCCCCAGGGCCACCACCCAGAGGCAGCAGGGGGACCTCAAAACCTTCCCGGACACCCACAGAATCCTGGAGCAAGTGGGCAAATCGCCCTGCTCCTGGAGCCAGAAGCTG GAGTCCTTCCTGCCCAGCTTGGTGCTGCACACAGTCCTGAGGCAAGACTGCCCTAAGGGGTAccagctcctcctgccctctgcaaCCTTGCAGCGGGCTCAGCGGTGA
- the ASB6 gene encoding ankyrin repeat and SOCS box protein 6 isoform X1: MPFLHGFRRIIFEYQPLVDAILGSLGVQDPERQEPLDGPSYVASEESRLLVLTELLERKAHSPFYQEGVSNALLKMAELGLTRAADVLLRNGANLNFEDPVTYYTALHIAVLRNQPDMVELLVRHGADINRRDRIHESSPLDLASEEPERLPCLQRLLDLGADVNAADKHGKTALLHALASSDGVQIHNTENIRLLLEGGADVKATTKDGDTVFTCIIFLLGETVGGDKEEAEMINRFCFQVTQLLLAHGADPSECPAHESLTHICLKSFKLHFPLLRFLLESGAAYNCSLHGASCWSGFHIVFERLCSHPGCAEDESHVDLLRKAETILDLMVTNSQKLQLPENFDIHPVGSLAEKIQALHVSLRQLESYPPPLKHLCRVYIRLHLQPWPVDAKVRALPLPDRLKWYLLSEHSGSVEDGI; encoded by the exons ATGCCGTTCTTGCATGGCTTCCGCAGGATCATCTTCGAGTACCAGCCGCTGGTGGATGCGATTCTGGGCTCCCTGGGCGTCCAGGACCCCGAGCGGCAGGAGCCCCTGGACGG GCCCAGTTATGTCGCCAGCGAGGAGAGCCGACTCCTTGTTCTCACTGAGCTGCTGGAGAGAAAGGCCCACTCTCCATTTTACCAGGAGGGCGTGAGCAACGCCCTGCTGAAGATGGCTGAGCTGGGGCTGACCCGCGCAGCCGACGTCCTCCTGCGGAACGGGGCCAACCTCAACTTTGAAG ACCCAGTCACCTACTACACAGCCCTGCACATTGCCGTCTTGCGAAACCAGCCGGACATGGTGGAGCTGCTGGTGCGCCATGGGGCTGACATTAACCGGAGGGACCGG ATCCACGAGAGCAGCCCTCTGGACCTGGCCAGCGAGGAGCCAGAGCGCCTGCCCTGCCTGCAGCGCCTGCTGGACCTCGGTGCTGACGTCAATGCAGCTGACAAGCATG GAAAGACTGCTCTGCTCCACGCCCTGGCCAGCAGTGACGGCGTGCAGATCCACAACACTGAGAACATCCGGCTCTTGCTGGAAGGAG GGGCAGACGTCAAGGCTACCACCAAAGATGGGGACACCGTGTTTACCTGCATCATCTTCCTGCTTGGCGAGACGGTGGGAGGGGACAAAGAGGAGGCCGAGATGATCAACCGCTTCTGCTTCCAAGTCACGCAGCTGCTGCTGGCTCACGGGGCCGACCCCAGCGAGTGCCCGGCGCACGAGTCCCTCACCCACATCTGCCTCAAGAGCTTTAAACTCCACTTCCCTCTCCTGCGCTTCCTGCTGGAGTCCGGAGCCGCCTATAACTGCTCCCTGCACGGGGCGTCCTGCTGGTCTGGCTTCCACATCGTCTTCGAGAGGCTGTGTTCGCACCCGGGCTGCGCTGAGGACGAGAGCCACGTGGACCTCCTGCGGAAAGCCGAGACCATCCTGGATCTCATGGTGACTAATTCCCAGAAACTCCAGCTGCCGGAAAACTTCGACATCCATCCTGTGGGCAGCCTGGCAGAGAAGATCCAGGCCCTGCACGTCTCCTTGAGGCAGCTGGAGAGCTACCCGCCGCCCCTCAAGCACCTGTGTCGCGTTTACATCCGGCTCCACCTTCAGCCGTGGCCTGTGGACGCGAAGGTCAGAGCCCTCCCTCTGCCCGACCGGCTGAAGTGGTACCTCCTCAGCGAGCACAGCGGCAGTGTGGAAGATGGCATCTGA
- the ASB6 gene encoding ankyrin repeat and SOCS box protein 6 isoform X4, protein MPFLHGFRRIIFEYQPLVDAILGSLGVQDPERQEPLDGPSYVASEESRLLVLTELLERKAHSPFYQEGVSNALLKMAELGLTRAADVLLRNGANLNFEDPVTYYTALHIAVLRNQPDMVELLVRHGADINRRDRERLLCSTPWPAVTACRSTTLRTSGSCWKEGQTSRLPPKMGTPCLPASSSCLARRWEGTKRRPR, encoded by the exons ATGCCGTTCTTGCATGGCTTCCGCAGGATCATCTTCGAGTACCAGCCGCTGGTGGATGCGATTCTGGGCTCCCTGGGCGTCCAGGACCCCGAGCGGCAGGAGCCCCTGGACGG GCCCAGTTATGTCGCCAGCGAGGAGAGCCGACTCCTTGTTCTCACTGAGCTGCTGGAGAGAAAGGCCCACTCTCCATTTTACCAGGAGGGCGTGAGCAACGCCCTGCTGAAGATGGCTGAGCTGGGGCTGACCCGCGCAGCCGACGTCCTCCTGCGGAACGGGGCCAACCTCAACTTTGAAG ACCCAGTCACCTACTACACAGCCCTGCACATTGCCGTCTTGCGAAACCAGCCGGACATGGTGGAGCTGCTGGTGCGCCATGGGGCTGACATTAACCGGAGGGACCGG GAAAGACTGCTCTGCTCCACGCCCTGGCCAGCAGTGACGGCGTGCAGATCCACAACACTGAGAACATCCGGCTCTTGCTGGAAGGAG GGGCAGACGTCAAGGCTACCACCAAAGATGGGGACACCGTGTTTACCTGCATCATCTTCCTGCTTGGCGAGACGGTGGGAGGGGACAAAGAGGAGGCCGAGATGA
- the NTMT1 gene encoding N-terminal Xaa-Pro-Lys N-methyltransferase 1 isoform X2, translating into MVDVTEDFLVKAKTYLGEEGKRVRNYFCCGLQDFSPEPSSYDVIWIQWVIGHLTDQHLAEFLRRCKRGLRPNGIIVIKDNMAQEGVILDDVDSSVCRDLEVVHRVIHSAGLSLLAQERQEGLPDEIYHVYSLALR; encoded by the exons ATGGTGGACGTGACGGAGGACTTTCTGGTCAAAGCTAAGACCTacctgggggaggagggcaagAGGGTGCGGAACTACTTCTGCTGCGGGCTCCAGGACTTCAGCCCCGAGCCCAGCTCCTACGACGTGATCTGGATCCAGTGGGTGATAG GCCACCTGACCGACCAGCACCTGGCTGAGTTCCTGCGGCGCTGCAAGCGGGGCCTGCGCCCCAATGGCATCATTGTCATCAAAGACAACATGGCCCAGGAGGGCGTGATCCTGGACGACGTGGACAGCAGCGTGTGCCGGGACCTCGAGGTGGTCCACAGGGTCATCCACAGTGCGGGCCTCAGCCTCCTGGCACAGGAGCGGCAGGAGGGCCTCCCCGACGAGATCTACCACGTCTACAGCTTGGCCCTGCGATGA
- the NTMT1 gene encoding N-terminal Xaa-Pro-Lys N-methyltransferase 1 isoform X1 gives MTSEVIEDEKQFYSKAKTYWKEVPPTVDGMLGGYGHISSIDINSSRKFLQRFLREGPNKTGTSCALDCGAGIGRITKRLLLPLFGVVDMVDVTEDFLVKAKTYLGEEGKRVRNYFCCGLQDFSPEPSSYDVIWIQWVIGHLTDQHLAEFLRRCKRGLRPNGIIVIKDNMAQEGVILDDVDSSVCRDLEVVHRVIHSAGLSLLAQERQEGLPDEIYHVYSLALR, from the exons ATGACGAGCGAGGTGATAGAAGATGAGAAACAATTCTATTCGAAGGCCAAGACGTACTGGAAAGAAGTCCCGCCCACGGTGGACGGCATGCTCGGGGGGTATGGCCACATCTCCAGCATCGACATCAACAGCTCCCGGAAGTTCCTGCAGAGGTTTTTGAGG GAAGGCCCAAACAAGACGGGAACCTCCTGCGCCCTGGACTGCGGAGCCGGCATTGGAAGGATCACCAAGCGGCTGCTCTTGCCGCTCTTCGGAGTGGTGGACATGGTGGACGTGACGGAGGACTTTCTGGTCAAAGCTAAGACCTacctgggggaggagggcaagAGGGTGCGGAACTACTTCTGCTGCGGGCTCCAGGACTTCAGCCCCGAGCCCAGCTCCTACGACGTGATCTGGATCCAGTGGGTGATAG GCCACCTGACCGACCAGCACCTGGCTGAGTTCCTGCGGCGCTGCAAGCGGGGCCTGCGCCCCAATGGCATCATTGTCATCAAAGACAACATGGCCCAGGAGGGCGTGATCCTGGACGACGTGGACAGCAGCGTGTGCCGGGACCTCGAGGTGGTCCACAGGGTCATCCACAGTGCGGGCCTCAGCCTCCTGGCACAGGAGCGGCAGGAGGGCCTCCCCGACGAGATCTACCACGTCTACAGCTTGGCCCTGCGATGA